The following proteins come from a genomic window of Streptomyces sp. NBC_01716:
- a CDS encoding terpene synthase family protein — MNDAIRTHSRAALPMPDLRGSFPGPFPASTYADDIERHATRWLRTHPLVDSERALGALSQITGQGVARTFPTAGRDDLFLCADLFLWLTAFDDAHGEATGARDPARLARVIGDCVHLIAGHDEPPGSPSAFTDALGDLLARFRERATPVQYLRLTAHLRDNLFGILWEAHHFNRPDDITMRDYRAMRPHTVFVRTVIATGEVFLGYELSEAERSLAPVRELEAAVADLAGWINDLASYAKETRTARDGPWTLNLPSLLMRQHDCDLEEAFRLASRMCERRAEVAAARIVELSAGEGPLSDHAQALKSVASSYVWHIRHSRYQV; from the coding sequence ATGAACGACGCGATCCGCACCCACTCGCGTGCTGCCCTGCCGATGCCCGATCTGCGGGGCTCCTTTCCCGGTCCCTTCCCGGCCAGCACGTACGCCGACGACATCGAGCGCCACGCCACACGGTGGCTCCGGACGCACCCGCTCGTCGACTCGGAGCGCGCGCTGGGCGCCCTGTCCCAGATCACCGGCCAGGGCGTGGCCCGCACCTTCCCGACGGCCGGGCGGGACGACCTCTTTCTCTGCGCCGACCTCTTCCTGTGGCTCACCGCGTTCGACGACGCGCACGGTGAGGCCACGGGAGCCCGCGACCCGGCTCGCCTGGCCCGCGTGATCGGTGACTGCGTCCACCTCATCGCCGGTCACGACGAGCCACCGGGCAGCCCAAGTGCCTTCACCGATGCGCTGGGTGACCTGTTGGCCCGATTCCGGGAGCGGGCCACACCCGTTCAGTACCTGCGGCTCACCGCACACCTGCGGGACAACCTCTTCGGCATCCTCTGGGAGGCTCACCACTTCAACAGGCCCGATGACATCACCATGCGCGACTATCGCGCGATGCGGCCGCATACGGTCTTCGTGCGGACCGTCATCGCGACGGGTGAGGTCTTTCTCGGGTACGAACTGAGCGAGGCCGAGAGGTCGTTGGCGCCGGTCCGAGAACTGGAGGCGGCTGTCGCCGACCTCGCCGGCTGGATCAACGACCTCGCCTCGTACGCGAAGGAAACGCGGACAGCCCGGGACGGGCCGTGGACGCTCAACCTGCCCTCGCTGCTGATGCGACAGCACGACTGCGACCTCGAAGAAGCGTTCCGGCTGGCCTCCCGCATGTGCGAGCGGCGGGCCGAGGTGGCCGCCGCCCGAATCGTCGAACTGTCCGCCGGCGAAGGCCCGCTGTCCGATCACGCGCAGGCTCTCAAGTCCGTCGCGTCCTCCTACGTCTGGCACATCCGTCACTCCCGCTACCAGGTCTAG
- a CDS encoding serine/threonine-protein kinase encodes MDELRPQDPARIGVWQILARLGAGGMGQVYLGRSPGGRLVAVKVIRDEISDHPESLARFRREAATMETVRSPYTAQLIEASLDASPYWLATEYVPGPTLREAVRASGPFPPESALRLFAALAEGLATVHRHGVTHRDLKPQNVILAPQGPQLIDFGIARGQEWTALTQVGMAPGTPGYAAPEVLLRNEVTPAADIFALGATIAYAATARPPFGGGDASAVSFRTVHEDIDLTGVRDDLAALIRRCVAKEPGERPELATVIAGCAVDSALTADAHYRSVARDTEAVPEHVSKREPEAVSTAPSAESWRWGDPETTPYAAPDPQPPAPARPARRKGLLAVCAVALLVPLALWLLPRQGDDDQDPEAAPTTGATTGSTTDRPTAKDDQADQADQTDRPPDHIVNDRESQDRWALSDDPEQAAQGIGSCDLASLVDSIPPAGLQSSVSYTSGSGTASVSVRPQAAGSGKRPAPYYVSIAVRPPHEIDRTTGRPLDSAGKDVGFTSKPVDLYSRWSSGGTIKLQYPDDFRAHFDDGTLDAIPVNDDPGDWTVVLHHVQGGPTKYKTIGCNGFHA; translated from the coding sequence GTGGATGAGCTGCGACCTCAGGATCCCGCGCGAATAGGCGTGTGGCAGATACTCGCCCGGCTTGGCGCGGGCGGCATGGGACAGGTGTATCTGGGCCGCTCGCCCGGCGGCCGGCTGGTGGCCGTGAAGGTGATCCGGGACGAGATCAGCGACCATCCGGAATCGCTGGCCCGGTTCCGGCGGGAAGCCGCGACCATGGAAACCGTACGCAGCCCCTACACCGCCCAGTTGATCGAGGCGTCGCTCGACGCGTCCCCGTACTGGCTGGCCACCGAGTACGTGCCCGGACCCACGCTGCGCGAAGCGGTGCGCGCGAGCGGGCCGTTCCCGCCCGAGAGCGCGCTGCGGCTGTTCGCCGCGCTCGCCGAAGGGCTGGCCACCGTCCACCGGCACGGGGTCACGCACCGGGATCTGAAGCCGCAGAACGTCATCCTCGCGCCGCAGGGACCGCAGTTGATCGACTTCGGGATCGCCCGGGGGCAGGAGTGGACGGCGCTCACGCAGGTCGGAATGGCGCCGGGTACACCGGGGTACGCCGCGCCCGAGGTGCTGCTGCGCAATGAGGTCACCCCGGCCGCGGACATCTTCGCGCTGGGAGCGACGATCGCCTACGCGGCCACCGCCCGGCCCCCGTTCGGCGGCGGGGACGCCTCGGCGGTGAGTTTCCGGACCGTGCACGAGGACATCGACCTGACGGGCGTACGGGACGATCTGGCCGCGCTGATCCGGCGATGCGTCGCCAAGGAACCCGGCGAGCGGCCCGAGTTGGCCACGGTGATCGCCGGATGCGCGGTGGACTCGGCGCTGACCGCGGACGCGCACTACCGGTCGGTGGCCCGCGACACCGAAGCGGTACCCGAGCATGTGTCCAAGCGCGAGCCCGAGGCCGTGTCCACCGCGCCCTCCGCCGAGTCCTGGCGGTGGGGGGACCCCGAGACCACCCCCTACGCCGCGCCGGACCCTCAGCCGCCGGCCCCCGCCCGGCCCGCGCGTCGCAAGGGCCTGCTCGCGGTATGCGCGGTGGCGCTCCTCGTACCGCTGGCGCTCTGGCTGCTCCCCAGACAGGGCGACGACGATCAGGACCCCGAGGCGGCGCCCACCACCGGCGCCACCACCGGCTCCACCACGGACCGGCCGACCGCCAAGGACGATCAGGCGGACCAGGCGGACCAGACGGACCGCCCACCGGACCACATCGTGAACGACCGTGAGTCGCAGGACCGTTGGGCCCTGTCGGACGATCCGGAACAGGCCGCCCAGGGCATCGGCTCCTGCGACCTGGCCAGTCTCGTCGACTCCATACCGCCGGCGGGCCTCCAGTCCTCCGTCTCCTACACCAGCGGCTCGGGCACCGCCTCGGTGTCCGTCCGCCCCCAGGCCGCCGGGAGCGGAAAGCGCCCCGCACCGTACTACGTGTCCATCGCGGTACGCCCTCCCCACGAGATCGACCGCACCACCGGCCGCCCCCTCGACTCGGCCGGGAAGGACGTCGGCTTCACCAGCAAACCCGTCGACCTCTACTCCCGGTGGTCGTCCGGCGGAACCATCAAGCTCCAGTACCCCGACGACTTCCGGGCCCACTTCGACGACGGAACCCTCGACGCGATCCCGGTGAACGACGACCCGGGCGACTGGACCGTGGTGCTCCATCACGTGCAGGGCGGCCCCACCAAGTACAAGACCATCGGCTGCAACGGCTTCCACGCCTGA
- a CDS encoding family 16 glycoside hydrolase, translating into MRPFVALFSALFLVPLVPGQAAAQPPDIPPQQPGVTMRVFDVQVPLEDFCTLKPGQTPNIDQLKPTIDWTTPEDFGMGENFVTEVTGYLNIQTPGKHNFRITSDDGSRLIVDGTEIIDNGGKHGPQPKDGSVELTEGPHPLRIDHWDGAFTQRLLLEWQPPGAAGFSRVPTSALSTDADVTRVTSPGRKTCEGVDESPGDGLPLAGVHPDYTLTNLRPDGFEPQVTGMDWLPDGRMAISTWGGSRESELGEVYLLDNVTGATDPSKVTKKLVAKDLLEPMGLKYVDGTLYVSEKDGLTALIDKDGDEVTDEYRTIATWPFGGNYHEFAFGLLYEKGHFYVSTGIAMVPGGATRDPQLVPNRGSTLKINKDTGKVSYVAGGLRTPNGLGWGPEGDIFVTDNQGAYVPTSKLVRIKQGAFYNHHTNPDGVYDSQPVTEPVLWLPHGEISNSPSNPLVLPDGPFAGQMVFGDVTYGGLQRAYLEKVGGEYQGAVFRMTQGLEAGVSRISLGPDGEIYTGGIGDTGNWGQQGKLKYGLQKLSLSGDDAFDMRAMRAVNGGFTIEYTQPLSEETAEDLAAKYTAEQWRYVATPRYGGPKVDEETLDITSATLSADRKTVTLKMDGLRPGRVVHVQSPRPFAAESGAELWSTEAWYSLNTLPDGSKPPPVYEAESASLDGGTGFNDNHSGYSGAGFIDRNWEPGARTTFAVRADKAGRHDLALRYASGLNSDPEPVPRSMSVYVNGERLKQIWLDSTRTWNTWATHVESVPLRKGANTVSYVYEAADDGHVNIDNLTVTPTKRTTLFDGSNLDAWESAAGGPAKWPVADGSVESLGGDIRTKEKFGDFRMHAEWYQPDYPAEVTGQARGNSGVYIQERYEMQVLESFGVATPRNDDAGAIYRQKAPDVNAATAPRTWQSYDIEFRAARFNSAGEKVENARVSLRWNGKLVHKDVAITGSTGAGRPEGPAPGHIKLQDHGDPGANPRFRNIWIERL; encoded by the coding sequence ATGCGGCCGTTCGTCGCACTCTTCTCAGCACTGTTTCTCGTGCCCCTCGTTCCAGGCCAGGCCGCCGCACAGCCTCCCGACATCCCACCCCAGCAACCGGGTGTGACCATGCGGGTGTTCGACGTGCAGGTGCCTCTTGAGGACTTCTGCACACTCAAACCCGGCCAGACACCCAACATCGACCAGCTGAAGCCGACGATCGACTGGACCACCCCGGAAGACTTCGGGATGGGTGAGAACTTCGTCACCGAGGTCACCGGCTACCTCAACATCCAGACGCCCGGCAAGCACAACTTCCGTATCACCAGCGACGATGGATCCCGGCTGATCGTCGACGGCACGGAGATCATCGACAACGGCGGCAAGCACGGCCCTCAGCCGAAGGACGGCTCGGTCGAGCTGACCGAGGGGCCTCACCCGCTGCGCATCGACCACTGGGACGGCGCCTTCACGCAGCGCCTCCTGCTGGAGTGGCAACCGCCAGGTGCGGCCGGGTTCTCCCGCGTGCCCACGTCCGCGCTGAGCACCGACGCCGATGTCACGCGGGTCACTTCCCCGGGGCGCAAGACGTGCGAGGGCGTCGACGAGTCGCCGGGCGACGGCCTCCCGCTGGCCGGCGTGCACCCCGACTACACGCTGACGAACCTGCGTCCCGACGGCTTCGAGCCACAGGTCACCGGCATGGACTGGCTGCCGGACGGCCGCATGGCGATCAGCACGTGGGGCGGCAGCAGGGAGAGCGAACTCGGCGAGGTGTACCTGCTCGACAACGTCACCGGCGCCACCGACCCGTCGAAGGTGACCAAGAAGCTGGTCGCCAAGGACCTGTTGGAGCCGATGGGTCTCAAGTATGTCGACGGCACCCTCTACGTGTCCGAGAAGGACGGTCTGACCGCGCTGATCGACAAGGACGGTGACGAGGTCACCGACGAGTACCGCACGATCGCGACGTGGCCGTTCGGCGGCAACTACCACGAGTTCGCGTTCGGCCTGCTGTACGAGAAGGGCCATTTCTACGTCAGCACGGGCATCGCCATGGTTCCCGGTGGCGCGACCAGGGACCCGCAGCTCGTGCCCAACCGCGGCAGCACCCTCAAGATCAACAAGGACACCGGGAAGGTGTCCTATGTGGCCGGAGGGCTGCGTACACCGAACGGCCTCGGCTGGGGCCCGGAGGGCGACATCTTCGTCACCGACAACCAGGGCGCGTACGTGCCGACATCGAAGCTGGTGCGGATCAAGCAGGGCGCCTTCTACAACCACCACACGAACCCCGACGGCGTGTACGACAGCCAGCCGGTGACCGAGCCTGTGCTCTGGCTGCCGCACGGCGAGATCTCCAACTCGCCGAGCAACCCTCTCGTCCTGCCCGACGGCCCCTTCGCCGGCCAGATGGTGTTCGGTGACGTGACCTACGGCGGCTTGCAGCGGGCGTACCTGGAGAAGGTCGGCGGCGAGTACCAGGGCGCGGTCTTCCGTATGACGCAGGGTCTGGAGGCCGGGGTCAGCCGGATCAGCCTCGGGCCGGACGGGGAGATCTACACCGGCGGTATCGGCGACACGGGTAACTGGGGCCAGCAGGGCAAGCTCAAGTACGGCCTGCAGAAGCTCTCGCTCAGTGGCGACGACGCGTTCGACATGCGTGCCATGCGCGCGGTCAATGGCGGCTTCACGATCGAGTACACCCAGCCGCTGTCCGAGGAGACCGCCGAGGACCTGGCGGCGAAGTACACCGCCGAACAGTGGCGTTACGTGGCGACTCCGAGGTACGGCGGCCCGAAGGTCGACGAGGAGACCCTCGACATCACCTCGGCGACGCTGTCCGCCGACCGCAAGACCGTGACGCTGAAGATGGACGGCCTGCGGCCCGGCCGGGTCGTACACGTCCAGTCCCCGCGTCCGTTCGCCGCGGAGTCCGGTGCCGAACTGTGGAGCACCGAGGCGTGGTACAGCCTCAACACACTGCCCGACGGCTCCAAGCCGCCGCCGGTGTACGAGGCGGAGTCCGCGTCGCTGGACGGCGGGACCGGGTTCAACGACAACCACTCCGGCTACTCCGGCGCGGGGTTCATCGACCGCAACTGGGAACCGGGTGCCCGCACCACCTTCGCCGTCCGAGCAGACAAGGCCGGCCGGCACGACCTCGCCCTGCGGTACGCGAGCGGATTGAACTCCGACCCGGAGCCCGTCCCCAGGTCGATGAGTGTGTATGTCAACGGCGAGCGCCTGAAACAGATCTGGCTGGACAGCACACGCACCTGGAACACATGGGCGACCCACGTCGAGTCGGTGCCCTTGCGGAAGGGCGCGAACACCGTCTCCTACGTCTACGAGGCCGCGGACGACGGCCATGTGAACATCGACAACCTCACCGTCACCCCGACGAAGCGCACCACCCTGTTCGACGGGTCGAACCTCGACGCCTGGGAGTCGGCCGCCGGCGGTCCGGCGAAGTGGCCGGTGGCGGACGGGTCGGTGGAGTCGCTCGGCGGGGACATCCGTACGAAGGAGAAGTTCGGCGACTTCCGGATGCACGCCGAGTGGTACCAGCCGGATTACCCCGCGGAGGTGACCGGACAGGCCCGCGGCAACAGCGGCGTCTATATCCAGGAGCGCTACGAGATGCAGGTACTGGAGTCCTTCGGGGTCGCCACGCCCCGTAACGACGATGCCGGCGCGATCTACCGGCAGAAGGCGCCGGACGTCAACGCGGCTACCGCGCCGCGCACTTGGCAGAGCTACGACATCGAGTTCCGGGCGGCTCGCTTCAACAGCGCAGGGGAGAAGGTGGAGAACGCGCGCGTGAGCCTCCGGTGGAACGGCAAGCTGGTGCACAAGGACGTGGCCATCACGGGCAGCACCGGGGCCGGCCGGCCGGAAGGCCCGGCACCCGGCCACATCAAGTTGCAGGACCACGGGGACCCCGGTGCGAACCCGAGGTTCCGCAACATCTGGATCGAACGGCTCTGA
- a CDS encoding AraC family transcriptional regulator: MADAIGLLRPRTVIGPSLLAAGEWALRFDTFLHVRIGGLVRGTCWLILEGHEPVLLREGDTFMLGNPPPYVLAGTPDASPRPAGPVLAGAEDGFVRIGPESEEDLYLCVGHIAFDDKNAALLTDLLPPLVIVRVADPHGMRLAQLIDLLATEVGVAAPGGPLVQNHLAQILLVHMLRAHAGQTDRPTGWLGALNEDGIGAALRAVHADVAHSWSLKELAEISHMSRSAFAQAFKSHVGVPPLEYLIQWRMSLARDALARDTLSISELARATGYQSESAFSTTFRRVVGSSPAQFRSQARQPAHAAANGS; the protein is encoded by the coding sequence GTGGCTGACGCGATCGGCCTGCTCCGGCCCCGTACGGTGATCGGGCCCAGCCTCCTGGCCGCAGGAGAGTGGGCCTTGCGCTTCGACACGTTCTTGCACGTGCGGATCGGGGGCCTCGTGCGCGGCACGTGCTGGTTGATCCTCGAAGGGCACGAGCCGGTGCTCCTGCGGGAGGGTGACACCTTCATGCTGGGCAACCCGCCGCCATACGTGCTGGCCGGCACGCCCGACGCAAGCCCGCGCCCCGCGGGGCCGGTGCTGGCGGGTGCCGAAGACGGGTTCGTGCGGATCGGTCCGGAGTCCGAGGAGGACCTCTACCTCTGCGTCGGGCACATCGCGTTCGACGACAAGAACGCGGCCCTCCTGACCGATCTTCTGCCGCCGCTCGTGATCGTCCGCGTGGCCGATCCTCATGGGATGCGGCTCGCGCAGCTGATCGATCTCCTGGCCACCGAGGTCGGGGTCGCCGCGCCCGGCGGCCCGCTGGTGCAGAACCACCTCGCACAGATCCTGCTCGTGCACATGCTGCGTGCTCACGCCGGTCAGACGGACCGGCCCACCGGCTGGTTGGGCGCCCTGAACGAGGACGGCATCGGTGCCGCCCTGCGTGCCGTGCACGCGGACGTGGCGCACTCCTGGAGCCTCAAGGAGCTCGCCGAGATCAGCCACATGTCGCGTTCCGCGTTCGCCCAGGCCTTCAAGAGCCATGTCGGGGTCCCGCCGTTGGAGTACCTGATCCAATGGCGCATGAGCCTCGCGCGCGACGCCCTCGCCCGCGACACCCTTTCGATCTCCGAGCTCGCACGGGCCACGGGCTACCAGTCCGAGAGCGCGTTCAGCACCACGTTCCGCCGCGTGGTCGGCTCATCGCCCGCACAGTTCCGGAGCCAGGCACGGCAGCCGGCGCACGCGGCTGCGAACGGAAGCTGA
- a CDS encoding SDR family NAD(P)-dependent oxidoreductase has protein sequence MGQLEGKTSVVTGGSTGIGLATAVRLADEGAYVFVTGRRQSELEAAVKTIGADRATAVVGDISNPEDLDRLYEAVRARGRGLDVLVANAAVGAFVTLEQTTEEHFDQTFAVNVRGTLFTVKKALPLLNEGASIVLVGSTAGDRGVEAFGAYAASKAAVRSFARTWSNELKDRGIRVNAISPAWIETPGGTAAFGDEETARAVKENVAATVAKGRMGQPEEAAAVVAFLASEQSSYVVGANIYVDGGTNQI, from the coding sequence ATGGGACAGCTTGAAGGCAAGACGTCGGTGGTCACCGGGGGCAGCACCGGTATCGGTCTGGCCACCGCCGTACGGCTGGCGGACGAGGGCGCGTACGTCTTCGTCACCGGCCGACGCCAGTCCGAACTGGAGGCCGCCGTCAAGACCATCGGAGCGGACCGGGCCACCGCGGTCGTCGGCGACATCTCGAATCCGGAGGACCTCGACCGGCTCTACGAGGCCGTCCGGGCGCGAGGCAGGGGCTTGGACGTGCTCGTGGCGAACGCGGCGGTCGGTGCGTTCGTGACGCTGGAACAGACCACCGAGGAGCACTTCGACCAGACCTTCGCGGTCAACGTCCGAGGCACGCTGTTCACCGTGAAGAAGGCGTTGCCGCTGCTCAACGAAGGAGCGTCGATCGTCCTGGTCGGTTCGACGGCCGGCGACCGCGGAGTAGAGGCATTCGGCGCGTACGCGGCATCGAAGGCGGCCGTCCGGTCCTTCGCACGGACATGGTCCAACGAGCTCAAGGACCGTGGCATCCGGGTCAACGCGATCTCGCCGGCATGGATCGAGACCCCCGGAGGCACCGCCGCATTCGGCGACGAGGAGACCGCCCGAGCCGTCAAGGAGAACGTCGCCGCGACGGTGGCCAAGGGCCGCATGGGACAGCCCGAGGAAGCCGCCGCAGTCGTCGCCTTCCTGGCCTCGGAACAGAGCAGCTACGTCGTCGGCGCGAACATCTACGTCGACGGAGGCACGAACCAGATCTGA
- a CDS encoding SDR family oxidoreductase, translating to MNATASSPGAAGPADMAGQTVVVIGGSAGMGLETARLARSHGADVVLAGRNPERLAQAAAEVAPVSTAAFDATDSDTLRTFFEELPGPVDHVLSTAGTPSYMPLDGMDLAEAVRGFDERMALTLGIALYSRAKVRAGGTLLFVGGTGGRRPGVGMSVISAMTAALPPLVANLALEMAPVRVNLIAAGFVDTPLSASLLGDQLEARREELRTKLPIRRVVGPADVAALAVHIMVNEALTGATYDIDGGQQLLPG from the coding sequence ATGAACGCGACGGCGAGCTCTCCGGGAGCTGCGGGCCCGGCGGACATGGCGGGCCAGACCGTGGTAGTGATCGGCGGCAGCGCTGGGATGGGGCTGGAGACCGCCCGCCTGGCCCGGTCCCACGGCGCGGACGTGGTGCTGGCCGGCCGCAACCCCGAGCGGCTGGCACAGGCCGCGGCCGAGGTCGCCCCCGTCAGCACGGCGGCCTTCGACGCCACCGACAGCGACACCCTCCGGACGTTCTTCGAGGAGTTGCCCGGACCCGTCGACCATGTTCTGAGCACCGCCGGCACCCCCTCGTACATGCCGCTGGACGGCATGGACCTCGCCGAGGCGGTGCGCGGCTTCGACGAGCGCATGGCGCTGACACTCGGCATCGCCCTGTACAGCCGTGCCAAGGTCCGCGCCGGGGGCACGCTGCTCTTCGTCGGTGGCACGGGCGGCCGACGCCCCGGTGTCGGGATGTCGGTCATATCGGCCATGACCGCGGCGCTGCCTCCCCTGGTCGCGAACCTGGCCCTGGAGATGGCGCCGGTCCGGGTGAACCTCATCGCCGCCGGCTTCGTCGACACGCCTCTGTCGGCCTCGCTCCTGGGCGATCAACTGGAGGCGCGGCGCGAGGAGTTGCGCACGAAGCTGCCGATCCGCCGGGTGGTCGGCCCCGCCGACGTCGCGGCCCTGGCCGTGCACATCATGGTGAACGAGGCGCTGACCGGCGCGACTTACGACATCGACGGCGGCCAGCAGCTCCTCCCGGGCTGA
- a CDS encoding MarR family winged helix-turn-helix transcriptional regulator: MRRSILEAAVVTNHEIFMQTSDRIETVLAEHGLTHATAQALWVIDPAEAPPSMKELAGRLYCNAPNLSFVMNQLTGRGLVERSVDPADRRSRVVALTEDGRRVRAVVIEATLALSPFARLDTDDLLNLVSLLGKALEPTPGPA; encoded by the coding sequence ATGAGGCGAAGCATTCTTGAGGCAGCGGTGGTGACAAACCACGAGATCTTCATGCAGACCAGCGACCGGATCGAGACCGTCCTGGCTGAACACGGTCTGACGCACGCAACCGCTCAGGCACTCTGGGTGATCGACCCGGCCGAAGCGCCGCCCTCGATGAAGGAATTGGCCGGCCGACTGTACTGCAACGCACCCAACCTCAGCTTCGTCATGAATCAGCTCACCGGTCGGGGACTCGTCGAACGTTCCGTCGACCCCGCCGACCGCCGTTCACGCGTCGTAGCGCTCACGGAGGACGGCCGGCGGGTACGAGCCGTGGTGATCGAGGCGACACTGGCCCTGAGCCCCTTCGCCCGACTGGACACCGATGACCTGCTCAACCTGGTGAGTCTCCTGGGGAAAGCGCTCGAACCGACCCCAGGTCCGGCGTGA
- a CDS encoding SDR family NAD(P)-dependent oxidoreductase — protein MHDYTNTTALVTGASKGLGEAYARELASRGAHLILVARSADALHTLARQIRTAHSVRVDVIAADLSDRRSPQTVVGTIEELGLDVDLLVNNAGMGSVGPFLGRPLEPNLQSVDVNVTALIGLVHLLGTGMVERGRGGIINVASTAAFQPMPYQASYAATKAFVLSFTEALAEEVRNTGVRVMAAHPGATDTGFFDRTTASMDPKTTDTSADVAAKTLDDFTRGRPISFPGRTSNRAGIWASRLLPRTTVARITGNLNRKAGFDDVSDLDPATS, from the coding sequence ATGCACGACTACACGAACACCACCGCCTTGGTCACCGGCGCTTCGAAGGGGCTGGGCGAGGCTTACGCGCGGGAACTCGCCTCCCGAGGCGCACACCTCATCCTTGTCGCCCGCTCGGCCGACGCACTCCACACCCTTGCCCGGCAGATCCGGACGGCGCATTCCGTCCGAGTCGATGTGATCGCCGCGGACCTGTCGGACCGGCGGTCCCCACAGACGGTGGTAGGCACCATCGAGGAACTCGGCCTGGACGTAGACCTCCTGGTCAACAACGCCGGGATGGGGTCGGTGGGGCCCTTCCTCGGCCGTCCCCTCGAACCCAACCTTCAGTCCGTCGACGTGAACGTCACCGCGCTGATCGGCCTGGTCCACCTCCTGGGCACCGGCATGGTCGAACGCGGTCGCGGCGGCATCATCAACGTCGCCTCCACCGCCGCCTTCCAGCCCATGCCGTACCAGGCCAGTTACGCCGCCACCAAAGCATTCGTGCTCTCGTTCACCGAGGCGCTCGCCGAGGAGGTCCGCAATACCGGCGTACGCGTGATGGCGGCCCACCCGGGAGCCACCGACACCGGATTCTTCGACCGTACAACCGCGTCCATGGACCCGAAGACCACGGACACCTCCGCCGACGTCGCTGCCAAAACACTCGACGACTTCACGCGCGGCCGGCCCATCTCCTTCCCCGGACGCACCTCCAACCGCGCCGGAATCTGGGCGTCGCGCCTGCTTCCCCGGACCACGGTCGCCCGCATCACCGGCAACCTCAACCGCAAGGCCGGATTCGACGACGTCAGCGACCTCGACCCCGCCACCTCGTGA
- a CDS encoding NADH:flavin oxidoreductase/NADH oxidase family protein gives MTTLNEPLHLSNGAPLPNRIAKAAMEESLAAPGQLPGDKLLTLYRRWAAGGAGLLITGHVMIDRRAVAQPGDVVLEQDTPLEPFQRWAAAGKSAGGQIWMQINHPGRVIPKDLADTTQAPSAVPIDAGGFSSMYPTPQPMNAQEIDETVERFAVTAQRAQQAGFDGVEIHAAHGYLLSQFLSPLVNRRDDRWGGSLHNRARLLLDVVGAVRERVGTGFAVGVKLNSADFQRGGFDTDDARDVIKMLADVGTDLVELSGGSIESLATAGSPADGRTLAREAYFLELAEQLVATSPLPLLLTGGIRRRAVAQQVIDSGVAMAGIATALAIDPTLPGQWLAGSDAQVRPPRTRFRNKMLAAAAVQAATSRQLARLGAGKPSKTPYSPAVALLLERLVRARRRRDYLKWHTAV, from the coding sequence ATGACCACGCTGAACGAGCCACTGCACCTGAGCAACGGCGCTCCGCTGCCCAACAGGATCGCGAAGGCCGCGATGGAAGAGTCGCTCGCCGCGCCAGGGCAGCTGCCAGGTGACAAACTCCTCACGCTCTACCGCCGTTGGGCTGCGGGAGGTGCCGGGCTCCTGATCACCGGACACGTCATGATCGACCGCAGAGCAGTCGCCCAGCCCGGCGACGTCGTCCTGGAACAGGACACGCCGCTGGAGCCGTTCCAGCGCTGGGCGGCGGCCGGTAAATCGGCAGGCGGACAGATCTGGATGCAGATCAACCACCCCGGGCGCGTCATCCCCAAAGACCTCGCCGACACCACCCAGGCCCCCTCCGCGGTGCCGATCGACGCCGGCGGCTTCTCCAGCATGTACCCGACACCCCAGCCGATGAACGCCCAGGAGATCGACGAGACGGTGGAGCGCTTCGCCGTGACCGCGCAGCGGGCCCAACAGGCCGGCTTCGACGGAGTCGAGATCCACGCCGCCCACGGCTATCTCCTCTCCCAGTTCCTCTCTCCCCTGGTAAACCGGCGCGACGACCGCTGGGGCGGCAGCCTGCACAACCGCGCCCGCCTGCTGCTCGATGTCGTGGGCGCGGTCCGCGAGCGCGTCGGCACGGGCTTCGCGGTGGGAGTGAAACTGAACTCTGCGGACTTCCAGCGCGGCGGATTCGACACCGACGACGCGCGTGACGTGATCAAGATGCTCGCCGATGTGGGGACTGACCTGGTCGAGCTGTCCGGCGGCAGCATCGAGAGCCTGGCCACGGCGGGCTCCCCCGCGGACGGCCGCACCCTTGCCCGCGAGGCGTACTTCCTTGAACTCGCCGAGCAGCTCGTCGCCACCTCGCCGCTGCCACTGCTGCTGACCGGAGGGATCCGGCGACGCGCAGTCGCCCAACAGGTGATCGACTCCGGAGTCGCCATGGCAGGCATAGCCACGGCGCTGGCAATCGACCCCACTCTGCCGGGGCAGTGGCTTGCCGGTAGCGATGCGCAGGTCCGTCCGCCCCGCACCCGTTTCCGGAACAAAATGCTGGCAGCCGCAGCCGTCCAGGCTGCCACGTCGCGACAGCTCGCCCGCCTCGGTGCGGGCAAGCCGTCGAAGACGCCCTACTCTCCGGCCGTCGCACTCCTCCTCGAACGGCTTGTCCGCGCCCGGCGTCGGCGCGATTATCTGAAATGGCATACGGCCGTCTGA